TGCTGCGATTTTTTAGGTAAAATACATGTGATGCTTGGGACGCCAAAACAAATGGATCATCCTTATAAGCTGTCCGCGACATATTCACACTAGTAAGATGTGGTTCGATACGTATCCCTCATTTGGAATCAGAGATGTCAAACCATTCACATTTGAATAAGTAAACAcgacgccaacccatgtagcggAATTCCAAAATGTCTGTTAGTCTACCAAAGAACTCAAGTCTTTCAGATCCTGGTTGTTCACTAATGACCATGACACCGGAGTTTTGGGTGCGACGATGTTCTTCCCATTTTTTTGTGTGAAATCTTATACCGTTGGTTATGCAACCAGAATAGGACGCACCCCAAGGGTCAGGACCACATGCTAAGGCATATAGATCATCCGAAACTTCTTCGGGATTATCAGCACGCCTAGCTTGAATCTATCATAAGTTCAAAtaagaattaaataaagtaaaaacaaTACATGTTTTCGCATTAAACAAACATATGTGGCCAAAGAAAATAAGGCTGAACTTCCAAACGAGTTTGCATACTTGTGACTTGAACCAGTCTGGAAATTTTGCAGCATGCATACTATCGGCATTATTGGGATACTCTTCACTCACTTGCATGTAGTGCTCACTAGACAAAAGCCCATGCAACGGTTAATAAGTATATGTAGGGTATGCAACATAAATTAGTATATTGAGAATGGAAAGTGTCTAAGTTGGTAACTAGTTTGGTTACTTACTTTAGGTATTCTCCAATCTCTGTGCAGTTATTAAGAACATACCATCTGGCTTTTATAAAAGCATCATCGTCTAATTGGTGACGTGATGCAAAACCCATGGGTCGCACCTTCGCGGAAAAAATAGATAGTCCCTCTCGTACACCCTCTTCTCCTTCGTCGACGTTACGTTCAGGAGGATTGAATCTAGTTTCAACATCATGGAGGTACATGGAACAAAAATTCAAGCATTCAACATGGATATAGGCCTCAGCTATTGAACCTTCCGGGTAGgccttattcttaacatatctcttgaattttccgagatatctctcaaaaggatacatccacctatattgaactGGCCCTGCAAGCAGGGCCTCACGTGGCAAGTGATAGGCTAAGTGCACCATTATGTCGAAAAAGGTAGGcggaaaaatcatctcaagcttgCAAAGAATAACGACGATATCAGTCTGAAGCCGCTCTAAGACTTCCTTCTTACATGTTCTAGCACACAATTCTTTGAAGAAAGTGCTTAGCTCAGTTAGTGCCAACCGTACATCTTGGCGTAAGTATCCAGAAATTGCAATAGGAAGTAATCTTTGCATGAAAATAtggcaatcatgacttttcatcccCGATATTTTGCAGTCACTTACACTAACACATCTGGCAATGTTTGAAGCGAAGGCATCTGGGAATTTCACACCGTGCAACCAATTACAAAAACCAGTCCGCTCAGCTCCATACAACGTATAACATGCTTGTGGCATACTAATGCGTTGTCCATCCTGAATAAGGTGTAACTCCTCCCTTGTATTGAGAGTGGAAAGGTCACGACGTGCATTAGGATGATCTTTAGTTTTGCCAGAGATATTCATCAAAGTTCCTAAGATGTTGTCACATATGTTCTTCTCAATGTGCATtacatctagattatgtctaaTCTTTATAGTTGACCAATATGGCAATTGAAAGAAGATACTTTTCTTGGTCCAATTGAACTCCTCTGTGGtacgctttcttttctttatggaTTTGCCAAAATTTGCATCAGGAATATTTTGGAGTTGAATGAGTACATCTTCTCCTGAATAAATTGTAGGTGGGTCACGATGCTCTGCACTGCCATTAAAAatagtctttttctttctccagatGTGGCCCGGTGGCAAGAATTGGCGATGACCCATGTAACAATGCTTTCGGCTATATGTCAACCACATCGAATCTGTTTCTTCCTTGCACGATGGACATGCCatcttccccttagtactccaccCGGAGAGGTTTCCATAAGCAGGAAAGTCATTAATTGTCCATAGCAATGCTGCATGCAATCTGAAAGTCTCTTTGGCCTTTGCATCGTATGTATCAACACCATTATCCCATAGATCAATCAATTCATCTATCAAAGGTTCAAGATAGACATcgatttcatttcctggtgatctTGGTCCAAGAATCAAGAGTGAAGTGATAAAAAATGGATCCTTCATGCACAACCACGGAGGTAAGTTGTAAGGGACAAGAATCACTGGCCATACGCTATAAggcttagccaaattattaaatgggttgAAACCATCGCTAGCTAAACCAAGCCTGACATTTCTTGGATCTTCTGCAAACCAAGCATGCTTTTGATCAAATGTCGTCCACACctcagagtcagcaggatgaCTTAGAATATCTTGCTGCATGACACGCTGATCCTTGTGCCACCTCATATCAACTGATGTTTTTTGTGACATAAACAATCTCTGCAACCTTGGCTTCAATGGAAAATGTCTTAAAACCTTTTGAGGAATTCGCCTCTTCTTAGTGTTGCTGAATTTCCACCTTGAAAGTTTACATTTTGGGCATTCATCTTTATCCACATTTTCTCTCCAATAAAGTATGCAGTCATTTGGACAAACATGTATCTTGGTGTAAGTAAAGCCCAGCCCTTTTTCCAAGTTATGTGATTCTTGATATGAGTTTGGCAAAAGGGCATTGGGAAAAGCCGACTTCAACAAGTGTAAAAGCATGTCGAAAGACTTTACACTCCAAccaccaagtgttttaatgtgCAGCAACTTGACAGTGAATGATAGTTTAGAATACTTTGTACAACCTTCATAAAGAGGACGCCGGGAATCAGCCAACAGTTGGTCAAAAGTCTGAGATGAAAAGGTATCGACCGATGTGGAACCCGCAGCATGGAATGAATCACTTATGGGAACATCAGGAAATCCGGCAGCCCGAATATCTCGTAACATAACATCAACATCATCAATGAAGTCATCCTCTTCATCAGGATCATGCACATTATCATAATCATCACTTATGAttacatcttcttcttcaccatGAAAAATCCACGTCGTGTAattcttgtcaatacctttaatAAACAAGTGTCTCTCTACTTGGGTTATTGGTAGGAAGTAATTATTTGAACATCTGATACATGGGCAACGAATTTCCTCACTTGTAGCATAAGTTTGGGCCAAGGTAAGGAAATCCTTCACTCCTTTAGCATATTCCCTAGATCCAAATCTATCAGTGATTTGCATCCAACTCTTGTCCATCTAGAAATAAGTAGAGGTGCAAGAGTTGTTTAATAAGGAATAAATGCAGCACAATGCCACGTTCACCATAGGTTAAGTCAGTTGgcaagaacaataaaaaaaaaaagaaacgtgggaagaggaaaaagtgggagagatagaaaTAGAACAATAATGTTGTACTGCATTCTCTTGATCTAAAGATTTCTCCTACAAATTATTTGGAATCAGCCAATGGTTTTTTGTGACTGTTGGATTCTGATCAGAGTAAACtccatttcaaaaaaatccaacatgGCAAGTAGTATTGTTGAAACATATTACTGAGAAagggaaataaaatatt
This genomic window from Carya illinoinensis cultivar Pawnee chromosome 7, C.illinoinensisPawnee_v1, whole genome shotgun sequence contains:
- the LOC122316209 gene encoding uncharacterized protein LOC122316209, whose amino-acid sequence is MDKSWMQITDRFGSREYAKGVKDFLTLAQTYATSEEIRCPCIRCSNNYFLPITQVERHLFIKGIDKNYTTWIFHGEEEDVIISDDYDNVHDPDEEDDFIDDVDVMLRDIRAAGFPDVPISDSFHAAGSTSVDTFSSQTFDQLLADSRRPLYEGCTKYSKLSFTVKLLHIKTLGGWSVKSFDMLLHLLKSAFPNALLPNSYQESHNLEKGLGFTYTKIHVCPNDCILYWRENVDKDECPKCKLSRWKFSNTKKRRIPQKVLRHFPLKPRLQRLFMSQKTSVDMRWHKDQRVMQQDILSHPADSEVWTTFDQKHAWFAEDPRNVRLGLASDGFNPFNNLAKPYSVWPVILVPYNLPPWLCMKDPFFITSLLILGPRSPGNEIDVYLEPLIDELIDLWDNGVDTYDAKAKETFRLHAALLWTINDFPAYGNLSGWSTKGKMACPSCKEETDSMWLTYSRKHCYMGHRQFLPPGHIWRKKKTIFNGSAEHRDPPTIYSGEDVLIQLQNIPDANFGKSIKKRKRTTEEFNWTKKSIFFQLPYWSTIKIRHNLDVMHIEKNICDNILGTLMNISGKTKDHPNARRDLSTLNTREELHLIQDGQRISMPQACYTLYGAERTGFCNWLHGVKFPDAFASNIARCVSVSDCKISGMKSHDCHIFMQRLLPIAISGYLRQDVRLALTELSTFFKELCARTCKKEVLERLQTDIVVILCKLEMIFPPTFFDIMIQSS